CAGTCCCCGGACGGCTTCCCCTCCGAAAGGGGCTTGTCCATCGGATGTTCATGCCGGCCCGTCATCATGCCCTTGATAAGGCTCAGCGGCGTTGCGCCGGTCGTAGCCAGATAGAGGTGGCCTACGAAAAACAGGGCAAAGCCGATAACGATGGTCAGATGGGCCGCAACCAGAAACGGGCGCGGCGCGATGATCGCGGTTGCGGCCTCGGGCATGAGGAGCAGCAGCCCCGACGCGAGAAGCACCGGCATGCCGACGAGGAACACGACCAGATAGGCCATGCGTTGCAACGGATTGAACCGCCGCTCCAGCGTCGCCGGGTAGGGATGCGCCTCGCCTCGGAAGATGCCGCGGCAGTAATAGCGAGCCTGGAGGAGCAGCGGCCGAAGGCCTCCCTGTTCGCCCGGCAGATACTGGCGGATGTCGCCCGTGGCCACGGCCCGGATGACGTAGGCGAAGAAGTTTAACGCCAAAAGCACGCCGCACACGTTGTGGATGCGCGTAGCCGCCTCAAGGCCAAGGGCCCAGGAGGCTTCCGTGAAGCGCACGGAAAGCCCGGTGTAGCCGAGGAGGAGGAACAGAGCCGCATTCACCCAGTGGGTGGCGCGCACAAAGGCCGGGTACATATACTCCGACACGAGCGCCCCGGTATGGCGGCGGCGGGGCAAGGCCCGGCCAAGGCCGTGCAGGAGCGCCAGGGCGAACACGCCGGAGACGGCCGTGCCGCCGACGGCGCTGAGCACCGGGGCCACCTGGTTTGGCGGGAAGTAGCCCGAGGTGACGGGAGCCGCGCCGCCCGTATGGGGCGTGGCCCGCACCACGATCAGCGACTTGCCCGGGTCGGTGTGGCAGGTGGCGCAGTCGCGCACGGCGGTCTTCTTCTCGCCGATCAGGTGGTCGTTGGGATCGGCCACGGGCGTGTGGCATTCCACACACATAACGGACCGGCTGTGGGCGCTCCAGTTGGTCAGGAAGGCGTGGGCCGCCTTGGCGTCGGGCACGTCCTTGCCCGACAGTTCCTTGAGTTTGGCCGCGTTGTCGTGGCAGGCCAGACACTGGGCGTTGTACATGGCCGTCAGCGAGGCATAGGCCACCTGCTGCGGCTTTTGGGGTTGGGCGTGGGGGTTGTGGCAATTGCCGCAGGACACCTTGTCCTTGAGCTTTTCCGCATGGGCGCTCTGGCCAAACGCCTTGATCTGATGGGCCAGGCCCACGTTGTGGCACGACAGGCAGGTGGCGTTGTCGGGCCTGACCACGGCGTGGGGCGCCTGCGTAAAGCTCTCCGCGCCCTTTTGGCCGGTGTGGCAGGTGGCGCAGGGGAGGTTGGCATGGGCGCCGTGCCGGTAGTCGGCCACATCCACGTGCAGATCAAGGGTCTTGCCGCGTTCGGTTACCGGCTTTGGCGGCGTGGCCGCCCCGTGGCAGGACAGGCAGGCCGTACTCTGGGCTGTGGCCCCCTGGTTGCCGGTGAGCAGCACGGCCTTGGCCGTGTCGTCGCCGGTAAAGGCCGTGGCAATGATTCCGGCCATGGCGTCGGTGGACGTCTCGTAATTCGAGGCCACCTTGCGATGGCAGGTGGCGCAATCCCTCGAAGCGGCCATCGGATCGGTTTTGTTGGTATTATTATGGCATTTGAAGCAGGCCTTGTCCGTGAAGTGGTCGGCCATAGTGATATGGGCCACTTTCTTCGTGTCGAAAAGCTTGGTGTGGCAGTCCTCGCACCGAAAGCCCTTGGACGCGTGCAGCCTGCCGTCGAACATGACGGTCCCCTGACCTCCGCCGCCGTAGCGCAGGGATGTCCCGCCGCTGGTCGCCAGGGCTGTCCCCGGCCAGGCGGTCAGGAGAGCCAGGAGCAGAAGACTCCAGGCTCGTTTCATGCCTGCACCTTCGTGATGACGTTTGCCGGGACGTTGCGGGCACTGGGAACGCCGGTCAGGGTCATGGCCACGGTCAGCTCGTCCTTCATGATGTTCATCATAAGGGCCACGCCGTCGCGGCCGCCGCCATGGGCCCCGCGGACCAGCGGCCGGCCGCACAGGCACGCGTCCGCGCCCATGGCCAGGTACTTGAGCACGTCCTGGCCCCGGCGCACCGCGCCGTCCACCAGGATGACGGCCTTGCCCTTGACGGCGTCGGCAATGGCCGGCAGCACCGTGGCCGTGGCCGGGGTGTAGTCCAGGACGCGGCCGCCATGGTTGGACACGGCAATGCCCTTGGCCCCGATGTCCACGGCGATCTTGGCCTCCTCCACGGTCATGATGCCCTTGATGATAAAGGGCAGGCTCGTGGATTTGGCCAGCTCGGCTAACTGTTTTGGGGTTTTGGGTTCCACGGTCTGGCCGGGAACGGCCCGGGCGGCCCGGCCGGCCGAGTCGATGTCGATGGCCACGGCGATGCCGCCGGCTTCCTCGACCATGCGAAAGCGCTTGATGATCTCTTCGTTGGTCTTGGGCTTGATGGTGACGATGGCCCGGCCGCCAAACTGTTGCTTGAGCACGGCGATGCGGCGCTCGAAGACGTCCATCTGGTCGCCGATGCCGTCAGCCACCCAGCCGATGGTGCCGGCATCCTGGCAGCCGCCGAGGATGGAAATGACGTAATCCTCCTCGGTCATTTTCTTGCCCATATTGTAGCTGACGCCGCCGGTGACTGCCGAAGTCACGGGCATGGAGAGTTTTTGCCCGAAAAGGGTGATGGAGAGGTCGGGCTTTTTCACGTCATGGAAGGTCCGCATGACCAAGTCAATTTTGTTTAACGTGTTGTAGTTGTTTTTAAAGGCTTGGCCGGAGCCGATTCCGCCCATACCCGGCACCTCGCCGGCGCAGGCCACGCCGTCGCACTCCGGACAGACGCGGCAGATGGGGTAGAGCTTTTCCCGGGCCACGCGCAGCACGTCGCCGATTTGAAGCTTGGGCTTTCCTCCGGCGGCGGCAGCGGCCGGAGCGGCGGCCGGGGCGGCCTCGGCTGCGGCCTGGGCGGTCTTGACAATCAGCGGCGTGAGCAGCGCCCCCACGCCGGCCACCATGCCGGCCTTGATAAAGTTGCGGCGGGTCGGGGATTCAGTCTCGTGTATGTCTTTGGTCATCGGAACAGCCTTTGGGTTTGTCGGTTGTTGCAGCAGACGGCCCGCAGGCCGGCTATTTCGCCGGAACGAAGCTCTTGGCCACGATGGCCTGGGCCGGCGGGGTCAGCATGAATTCAAAAAAAGCCAGGACTTCCTGGGAAGGCTTGACGGCAATGAGCGACAGGGGGCGCTTGAGGCGGTAGGCCCCGGACTGGACCGCGGCGGCCTCGGGTTTGGCTGCGCCGACGGAGACAGCGGCCACGCCGGGAACGGCAAAGGACATGGATGCGGCGGTGATGCCGCTGGGGTCCTTGGCCACGTCGGCCACGCAGTCGGTGGCGTCGTCGAGTTCCTTGACCGGGCCGTAGGCCGCCTCGCCAAGGACCATGGCCTTGAAGGCCTTGACCGTGGCCCGGCCGCCGTCGAGCTTTTCGCTGTAGATGGTGATGGGCAGGTCCGGGCCGCCGAATTCCTTCCAGTTTGTGGCCTTGCCCGAGAAAATGTCCTTGAGCTGGGCCATGGTCAGATCTTTGGTGGTGTTTTTCGGATGCACGAAAATGCCCATGACGTCGTAGCCGATGACCTCAATGTCGGTGAGGGCGGCCTTTTCCTTGTCGGTCGGTTCGCTGGCCAATCCGCCCAAGGATACCTGGCCGGCCACCACGGCCTTGAAGCCGGCCCCGGCCCCGGCCGTGCCGATAACGCCAAAGGGAATGCCGGTCTTGGCGGTAAAGAGTTTGGTGGCCTCGGGCAGGACCATATGGCCGATCGTGCTCGCCCCTTCGTAGGTCAGGGGATCGGCGGCGGCGGCCTGGCCGGCGTACAGGGTCAGGGCCAGGAGGCCGGCCAGGCTGTAAAGCCTGATGCTGCGTAATCCGTTCATACTCGCTCCTCTGTTTGAAACCAGGCGGCGGGGGCCGCGAACATGCGTCGCGAACCGGCTGCCGCCTCCGAGGCGGGGCCGTCCCTCGTTCGTGACGCAGTTCCCAGAGCAGGAGTGATGCCAGGACGGGCTTTGTCGCTTAACGGGCTGTATAAAATAGGAAATTACGTTTGCCTGAGGGGAAAGGACCTGGGGAAGGGGTATGCCGGACGGCAAGTCCCCGGGGGCTTGGACCGCCAGGCACGGAAACACGGCGCTTGGGCAGCACATGCCCAAAGGCATGATGTGCCTGTCGGCATACCCCTTTGGGCAGGAGAAGCAGCGGGGAAAACGGCTAGTCGTTGCCCTGGCGCAGGGCCTTTAAGCGCTTGGACAGGGCCGATTGGGTGACGCCAAGCAGCCGGGCGGCCAGGGTCTGGCGGCCGGCCGACCGGGCCAGGGCCTCGGCCAGCAGGAGCTTTTCGGCCTTGGCGAAGCTTGGCAGGCTGGTCAGCCCGGCAAAGGGATTCTCGTCATCGGCTATGGCGGGCGGGCCTTCGGCCTCTCCGAGGCAGCGCTTGAAGCTGTCCATGGAGAGCATCCGGCCGGTGTGCAGGCTGACGGCGTCGTAGACCATGGCCGCCAGTTCCCGGATGTTCCCGGGAAAGGCATAGGTCGCAAGAAGCGGGGCCAGTTCCCGGGGCGGCGTGGGTTTGCGTTTGCCAAGCGCCGCAGCCGCCTCCGCCAGGAAGTGGTCGAGCAAGGGTTCGATGTCTTCGGGGCGTTCCCGCAGGGGCGGCACGGCCACGTGGTGGGTGCGCAACCGGAAATAGAGATCCCGCCGGAAAATTCCCTCGCGCTCCCGGGCCGCCAGATCGGCATGGGTGGCGGCAATGACCCGGGCGCACAGCCGTCTGGGCTGGTCGCAGCCCAGGGGGTAGTATTCCCCCTCCTGGAGCAGACGCAACAGCTTCACCTGGGAGGCGACGGCCAGGTCGCCGATTTCGTCGAGAAAAAGGGTCCCTCCGGCAGCCTCCTCGACCAGCCCCCGGCGCGTGGCCTCGGCCCCGGTGAAGGCCCCCCGGACATGGCCAAAAAGCGTGTCGGTGAAGGCCGTATCGTCCAGCCCGGCCACATTGAGGGCGACCAGGGGGCCGCTTCGGCCGCTCAACGCGTGGGCGGCGCGCACAAGGGCCTCCTTGCCGACGCCGGATTCCCCGGTGACCAGCAGGGGCCTGGGGCTTTTGGCCACGGCTTCGATGTAGGCGAAAACAGCCCGCATGGCCGGACTGTGCGTACGGATGGCGGCAAAGGCCTCGGGATGGCGCAGGCTGCCCGAAACCACCCGGCTGACCACTTCCTGGCTTTCGGCCCGCAGCTCAAGCATCTGCATCGCCCGGACAATGGCCCCGACGATGCGGCCCTCGTCGTCGGTCTTGACGCAGTAATCGTAGGCTCCGAGTTTCATACAGGTTACAGCCGTGGCCAGCTGGTTCAGGCCCGACAGCACGATGCAGGCCACGTCCGGGTGGCGTTCGGTGATGGCGGCCAGCAGTTCCGTGCCGCAAACATGGGGCATGGTCAGGTCGAGGAGCACCAGGCCAACGCCGCCCGCCTCCAGGATATCCAAAACCTGCCGGCTGTCCTGGCAGGCCCGCACATTGGTGAAGCCGGCCGAGACCTCGAGCAGCAGGGTCATGGATTGCAGCCAGTCCGCCTCGTCGTCCACGAGCAGGATGCCAAGGCCGTCGGCGCACGCTTCGGTCATGGGGTCTCCCTGGCGGCAACAGGCAGCACCAGGCGCACCGTTGTGCCACGGCCCGGTTCGGAGGCAAATTCCAGGCTGCCGCCGTGTTCCTTGACGATGCCGGCCGAGACGGAAAGGCCGAGTCCGGTGCCGCCGGTGGCGCGTTTGGTGGTAAAGAAGGGGTCGGTGACGCGGGGCAGGTCTTCGGGGCTGATTCCCGCGCCTTCGTCTGCCACCGTCAGGACCACGGCCTTGCTGTCGTCGGAAACAGTCGTTGTCAGGGCAATGGCCGCATCCGGCGAGGTCAGGGCCTGACAGGCGTTGAGAAGCAGGTTGACCACCACCTGCTCGATACGCGCTGCATTGCCCCAGGTTGGCGGCAGGCTGGCGGCGATGTCCAGGCGCCAACAGGACGTCGCCTTGTTGATGGAGCTGCCGACGAGGCGCACGGCCTTGCCGGCCACCTCGCCGAGGTCGAAAGCCTGATGGGCGCTGGCCGGGGCGACGCGGGAAAAATCGCGCAGGTCGTCGACTATTCGCCGGATACGCTGGGCGCTTTCCTCGACCACGTCGACAATGCGCGGCAACTTGTCCCGGATGCGCGAATAGACGCCGCCGCCAAGCGGGAAATCGCCCCGCTCCCGGTACACCTCGTCCAGCACGCGCATGGCCTCGGCGTTGAGCTTTTTAAGGATCGGCACGTTGAGCAGAATCAGCCCGTTGGGGTTGTTGATCTCATGGGCCACGCCCGACACCAGGACGCCGAGGGCCGCCATCTTGTCGGCCTGCACGAGCTGCTGCTGGTTGTCGCGCAACAACGCCAA
Above is a window of Desulfovibrio sp. TomC DNA encoding:
- a CDS encoding substrate-binding domain-containing protein; this encodes MNGLRSIRLYSLAGLLALTLYAGQAAAADPLTYEGASTIGHMVLPEATKLFTAKTGIPFGVIGTAGAGAGFKAVVAGQVSLGGLASEPTDKEKAALTDIEVIGYDVMGIFVHPKNTTKDLTMAQLKDIFSGKATNWKEFGGPDLPITIYSEKLDGGRATVKAFKAMVLGEAAYGPVKELDDATDCVADVAKDPSGITAASMSFAVPGVAAVSVGAAKPEAAAVQSGAYRLKRPLSLIAVKPSQEVLAFFEFMLTPPAQAIVAKSFVPAK
- a CDS encoding sigma-54-dependent transcriptional regulator — protein: MTEACADGLGILLVDDEADWLQSMTLLLEVSAGFTNVRACQDSRQVLDILEAGGVGLVLLDLTMPHVCGTELLAAITERHPDVACIVLSGLNQLATAVTCMKLGAYDYCVKTDDEGRIVGAIVRAMQMLELRAESQEVVSRVVSGSLRHPEAFAAIRTHSPAMRAVFAYIEAVAKSPRPLLVTGESGVGKEALVRAAHALSGRSGPLVALNVAGLDDTAFTDTLFGHVRGAFTGAEATRRGLVEEAAGGTLFLDEIGDLAVASQVKLLRLLQEGEYYPLGCDQPRRLCARVIAATHADLAAREREGIFRRDLYFRLRTHHVAVPPLRERPEDIEPLLDHFLAEAAAALGKRKPTPPRELAPLLATYAFPGNIRELAAMVYDAVSLHTGRMLSMDSFKRCLGEAEGPPAIADDENPFAGLTSLPSFAKAEKLLLAEALARSAGRQTLAARLLGVTQSALSKRLKALRQGND
- a CDS encoding alpha-hydroxy-acid oxidizing protein — translated: MTKDIHETESPTRRNFIKAGMVAGVGALLTPLIVKTAQAAAEAAPAAAPAAAAAGGKPKLQIGDVLRVAREKLYPICRVCPECDGVACAGEVPGMGGIGSGQAFKNNYNTLNKIDLVMRTFHDVKKPDLSITLFGQKLSMPVTSAVTGGVSYNMGKKMTEEDYVISILGGCQDAGTIGWVADGIGDQMDVFERRIAVLKQQFGGRAIVTIKPKTNEEIIKRFRMVEEAGGIAVAIDIDSAGRAARAVPGQTVEPKTPKQLAELAKSTSLPFIIKGIMTVEEAKIAVDIGAKGIAVSNHGGRVLDYTPATATVLPAIADAVKGKAVILVDGAVRRGQDVLKYLAMGADACLCGRPLVRGAHGGGRDGVALMMNIMKDELTVAMTLTGVPSARNVPANVITKVQA
- a CDS encoding cytochrome c3 family protein, translated to MKRAWSLLLLALLTAWPGTALATSGGTSLRYGGGGQGTVMFDGRLHASKGFRCEDCHTKLFDTKKVAHITMADHFTDKACFKCHNNTNKTDPMAASRDCATCHRKVASNYETSTDAMAGIIATAFTGDDTAKAVLLTGNQGATAQSTACLSCHGAATPPKPVTERGKTLDLHVDVADYRHGAHANLPCATCHTGQKGAESFTQAPHAVVRPDNATCLSCHNVGLAHQIKAFGQSAHAEKLKDKVSCGNCHNPHAQPQKPQQVAYASLTAMYNAQCLACHDNAAKLKELSGKDVPDAKAAHAFLTNWSAHSRSVMCVECHTPVADPNDHLIGEKKTAVRDCATCHTDPGKSLIVVRATPHTGGAAPVTSGYFPPNQVAPVLSAVGGTAVSGVFALALLHGLGRALPRRRHTGALVSEYMYPAFVRATHWVNAALFLLLGYTGLSVRFTEASWALGLEAATRIHNVCGVLLALNFFAYVIRAVATGDIRQYLPGEQGGLRPLLLQARYYCRGIFRGEAHPYPATLERRFNPLQRMAYLVVFLVGMPVLLASGLLLLMPEAATAIIAPRPFLVAAHLTIVIGFALFFVGHLYLATTGATPLSLIKGMMTGRHEHPMDKPLSEGKPSGD